A genomic stretch from Caulobacter sp. FWC2 includes:
- a CDS encoding glycoside hydrolase family 3 C-terminal domain-containing protein, with product MRYGLVLGACLAGSMVVTTALSAPLAPAKPEASAARAKAERLAAELVGKMTTEEKLDQLLNTAPAISRLGIPAYNWWTESLHGALGTLPTTNFPEPIGLAASFDTALVQDVATAISTEVRDLHILSRQTGRMGRIGTGLDTWSPNINIFRDPRWGRGQETYGEDPFLTARIGVAFVQGVQGPDPDLPRVIATPKHFAVHSGPESTRHGANVFVSRHDLEDTYLPAFRAAITDGQAGSVMCAYNRIDGQPACASDLLLKDHLRGAWKFNGYVVSDCDAVKDIADNHKYSPDAATAVAAAMRAGVDNECNGATLTDTAGLARPYAEALRRGLITQTDVDQALVRLYSARLRVGDLPGVRAIETRPAPVTSVMTPQHEALALAASEKSLVLLKNDGLLPLKPGLRIAVIGPLADATRVLRGNYSSALSAPPISVLDGLRRAMPSAKIVHAPFGASFTDGDRVPSTALVAPDGKPGLLTRYYNTVEPPPTRFQPGTFGEAVAKMRYQEKPVVTRVEPDIASRSLDLAAVSDHHRVVWTGFLVPPESGTYRLGLGGFNGELKLDGKPFADLRKAGWASLPTLKNIRLEKGHRYPIEIVSESHALSGVNLIWKRVADDAAAELKKAAAQADVLVAVVGLTSDLEAEESPVEVPGFKGGDKTTLDLPPDQQKLLEQAKALGKPLVVVTMNGSPVNLAWAKANASAIVEAWYPGQSGGLAVANVLSGKTNPSGRLPLTFYRSIDDLPPFGDYAMAGRTYRYFTGEPVYPFGFGLSYTRYDYAPVTVEPLPGGADHGVRVTTTVRNVGARPGEEVAQLYLNFPDTPGAPRVALRGFQRVTLKPGEARKVTFTLSPRDLSSVTPDGDRRVAAGAYRVSVGSGQPGTGVPSQSAPFSIETAVALAK from the coding sequence ATGCGGTACGGGTTGGTGCTGGGCGCTTGCCTAGCTGGATCGATGGTCGTCACCACCGCCCTCTCCGCGCCCCTCGCCCCGGCCAAGCCCGAGGCCTCCGCCGCCCGCGCCAAGGCCGAGCGGTTGGCAGCCGAACTGGTCGGCAAGATGACCACCGAAGAGAAGCTGGACCAGCTGCTCAACACCGCCCCGGCCATCTCCCGGCTGGGAATCCCAGCCTACAACTGGTGGACGGAGTCGCTGCACGGCGCGCTGGGAACCCTGCCGACCACCAACTTCCCCGAGCCGATCGGCCTGGCCGCCAGCTTCGACACCGCCCTCGTCCAGGACGTCGCCACCGCGATCAGCACGGAGGTCCGCGACCTGCATATCCTGTCGCGGCAGACCGGACGGATGGGACGCATCGGCACGGGCCTGGACACCTGGTCGCCGAACATCAACATCTTCCGCGATCCGCGCTGGGGCCGCGGCCAGGAGACCTATGGCGAGGACCCGTTCCTGACCGCGCGCATCGGCGTAGCCTTCGTGCAAGGCGTCCAGGGACCCGATCCCGATCTGCCCCGCGTCATCGCCACGCCCAAGCACTTCGCGGTCCATAGCGGGCCGGAATCGACCCGGCACGGCGCCAATGTCTTCGTCTCGCGCCACGATCTGGAAGACACCTATCTGCCCGCGTTCCGCGCCGCGATCACCGATGGCCAGGCCGGCTCTGTGATGTGCGCCTACAACCGCATCGACGGCCAGCCGGCCTGCGCCAGCGACCTTCTGCTGAAGGACCATCTGCGCGGCGCCTGGAAGTTCAACGGCTACGTCGTTTCCGACTGCGACGCGGTCAAGGACATCGCCGACAATCACAAGTATTCGCCCGATGCGGCCACCGCCGTCGCCGCCGCCATGCGGGCTGGCGTCGACAACGAGTGCAACGGCGCGACCCTGACCGACACAGCGGGCCTGGCCAGGCCCTATGCCGAAGCGCTGCGACGCGGCCTGATCACCCAGACCGATGTCGACCAGGCGCTGGTGCGGCTCTATTCGGCGCGACTGCGGGTCGGCGACCTGCCCGGGGTGCGAGCGATCGAAACGCGCCCTGCCCCGGTCACCTCGGTGATGACGCCCCAGCACGAGGCCCTGGCCCTGGCCGCCAGCGAGAAGAGCCTGGTGCTGCTGAAGAACGATGGTCTGCTGCCTCTGAAGCCCGGCCTGCGCATCGCGGTGATCGGCCCGCTGGCCGACGCCACCCGCGTCCTGCGCGGCAACTATTCCTCGGCCCTGTCGGCCCCGCCGATCTCGGTGCTGGACGGTCTTCGCCGCGCCATGCCGTCGGCCAAGATCGTCCACGCCCCGTTCGGCGCGTCGTTCACCGATGGCGATCGCGTGCCCAGCACGGCCCTGGTCGCGCCGGACGGCAAGCCCGGCCTGCTGACCCGCTACTACAACACCGTTGAGCCGCCGCCGACGCGCTTCCAGCCGGGGACCTTCGGCGAGGCGGTGGCCAAGATGCGCTACCAGGAAAAGCCGGTGGTCACCCGCGTGGAGCCGGACATCGCCTCGCGGAGCCTGGACCTGGCCGCCGTCTCCGACCACCACCGCGTGGTCTGGACGGGCTTCCTGGTTCCGCCCGAGAGCGGGACCTATCGCCTGGGCCTTGGGGGATTCAACGGCGAGCTCAAGTTGGACGGCAAACCGTTCGCCGACCTGCGCAAGGCCGGCTGGGCCAGCCTGCCGACGCTGAAGAACATCCGCCTGGAGAAGGGCCATCGCTATCCGATCGAGATCGTCTCGGAGTCTCACGCCCTGTCCGGCGTCAATCTCATCTGGAAGCGCGTGGCCGATGATGCGGCCGCCGAGCTTAAGAAGGCGGCCGCCCAGGCCGACGTGCTGGTCGCGGTGGTCGGCCTGACCTCGGACCTGGAGGCCGAGGAGTCTCCGGTCGAGGTCCCCGGCTTCAAGGGCGGCGACAAGACGACTCTGGACCTGCCGCCGGATCAGCAGAAACTGCTGGAACAGGCCAAGGCCCTGGGCAAGCCGCTGGTCGTGGTGACCATGAACGGCAGCCCGGTGAACCTGGCCTGGGCCAAGGCCAACGCCTCGGCCATCGTCGAAGCCTGGTATCCGGGCCAGTCCGGCGGCCTGGCGGTCGCCAATGTGCTGTCGGGCAAGACCAACCCGTCGGGTCGCCTGCCGCTGACCTTCTACCGTTCGATCGACGATCTGCCGCCCTTCGGCGACTACGCGATGGCCGGCCGCACCTATCGCTACTTCACGGGCGAGCCGGTCTATCCGTTCGGCTTCGGCCTCAGCTACACCCGCTATGACTACGCGCCGGTCACGGTCGAGCCCCTGCCGGGCGGCGCGGACCATGGCGTTCGCGTGACGACCACCGTGCGCAATGTCGGCGCACGGCCCGGCGAGGAAGTCGCCCAGCTCTATCTGAACTTCCCCGACACGCCTGGCGCCCCGCGCGTGGCCCTGCGGGGCTTCCAGCGCGTGACGCTCAAGCCGGGCGAGGCCCGCAAGGTGACCTTCACCCTGTCGCCGCGCGATCTCAGTTCTGTGACGCCCGACGGCGATCGTCGCGTGGCGGCGGGTGCCTATCGCGTCAGCGTCGGTTCGGGCCAGCCGGGCACGGGGGTCCCGAGCCAGTCGGCCCCGTTCTCGATCGAGACCGCTGTGGCGCTGGCGAAATAG
- a CDS encoding NPCBM/NEW2 domain-containing protein, producing MRTLLTAGLIAALLGPSAAAAAQADPLAPTARWSAYTAGRAATPPMGWSTWNAFATDIDEEKILGSAKQIVDSGLAAKGYRYINIDDGWALKRRMPDGRMIIRDDKFPSARTGGDAPSFKPFTDKLHAMGLKAGNYSDLGRNTCSEAYSPTDDDLPKGTVLEREVGIYGRIDQDIALYFRDWGFDFIKVDGCGLRDYGPQSERVRSGKFRALGPFLDSGAVTRTGIPAIQAMFRQINVALARENPDGDYLLSLCVWGAANVRAWGKDYGGISRTSDDISPAWGRLLVNYDTTVTRSLYAHPGSWNDPDMLHIGAGDFDADHLTEARSHFALWAMLNAPLMIGTDLRKTPKALLDIFGNDDIIALDQDPAGNQATLAHDSSDLQILVKTLASGDKAVAIFNRGSVDYDVDLSATHLKFSDVAPIALTDLWSKQQTTFTKRTKLHVKPRETLVFRAQGTRALQGGYYLSEQPGSVNPAVDGVVYPTPDPSIFRTAAGWGGTGGAGDRPSYAGWGGARADSAPYGQVLHVAGKPFAAGIGILANSRLEVRNNGAKRFTAVVGVDDSASDKAGVVTFAIYGDGKLLATSKPLKWGMAAQPISASVAGVKLIELVARSPRGDNQRLPVTWGEAALLER from the coding sequence ATGAGAACGCTACTGACCGCAGGGCTGATCGCGGCGCTGCTCGGACCGTCCGCCGCCGCCGCCGCGCAGGCAGACCCGCTGGCGCCGACCGCGCGTTGGTCGGCCTATACCGCCGGACGCGCCGCCACGCCGCCCATGGGCTGGAGCACCTGGAACGCCTTCGCCACCGACATCGACGAGGAAAAGATCCTCGGCTCGGCGAAGCAGATCGTCGACAGCGGCCTGGCGGCCAAGGGCTACCGCTACATCAATATCGACGACGGCTGGGCGCTGAAGCGCCGGATGCCCGATGGCCGCATGATCATCCGCGACGACAAGTTCCCGTCGGCGCGCACCGGCGGCGACGCCCCCAGCTTCAAGCCGTTCACCGACAAGCTGCACGCCATGGGGCTGAAGGCCGGCAACTATTCCGACCTGGGCCGCAACACCTGCTCCGAGGCCTATTCCCCGACCGACGACGACCTGCCCAAGGGCACGGTGCTGGAGCGCGAGGTCGGCATCTATGGCCGTATCGACCAGGACATCGCGCTTTACTTCAGGGACTGGGGTTTCGACTTCATCAAGGTCGATGGCTGCGGCCTGCGCGACTATGGTCCGCAAAGCGAACGGGTGCGTTCGGGCAAGTTTCGGGCGCTGGGGCCCTTCCTGGATTCCGGGGCCGTGACGCGAACCGGCATCCCGGCGATCCAGGCGATGTTCCGGCAGATCAATGTGGCGCTGGCCCGGGAGAATCCGGACGGCGACTATCTGCTGTCGCTCTGCGTCTGGGGGGCGGCCAATGTCCGCGCCTGGGGCAAGGACTATGGCGGCATCTCGCGCACCAGCGACGACATCTCCCCGGCCTGGGGACGGCTGCTGGTCAACTACGACACGACCGTAACCCGCTCTCTCTACGCCCATCCGGGGTCCTGGAACGATCCGGACATGCTGCACATCGGCGCCGGGGACTTCGACGCCGATCACCTGACCGAGGCCCGCTCGCACTTCGCGCTGTGGGCGATGCTCAACGCGCCACTGATGATCGGGACCGACCTGCGCAAGACGCCCAAGGCGTTGCTCGACATCTTCGGCAACGACGACATCATCGCGCTCGACCAGGATCCCGCCGGCAACCAGGCGACGCTGGCGCACGACTCCAGCGATCTGCAGATCCTGGTGAAGACCCTGGCGTCCGGCGACAAGGCCGTGGCGATCTTCAACCGGGGATCGGTCGACTATGACGTCGATCTCAGCGCGACCCACCTGAAGTTCAGCGACGTTGCGCCCATCGCGCTGACGGACCTGTGGAGCAAGCAGCAGACGACCTTCACCAAGCGGACCAAGCTCCACGTCAAGCCGCGCGAGACCCTGGTCTTCCGCGCGCAGGGGACGCGCGCCCTGCAAGGGGGATATTATCTGTCCGAGCAGCCGGGGAGCGTGAACCCGGCGGTGGACGGCGTCGTCTATCCGACCCCTGATCCTTCCATCTTCCGGACTGCGGCGGGCTGGGGTGGAACCGGCGGGGCAGGCGACAGGCCGTCCTATGCTGGCTGGGGCGGCGCGCGCGCCGACAGCGCCCCCTACGGCCAAGTGCTCCATGTGGCGGGAAAGCCCTTCGCTGCCGGGATCGGCATCCTCGCCAACTCGCGGCTCGAGGTGCGCAACAACGGGGCCAAGCGCTTCACCGCGGTGGTCGGGGTCGACGACAGCGCCAGCGACAAGGCTGGCGTCGTGACCTTCGCCATCTATGGCGACGGCAAGCTGCTGGCGACCAGCAAGCCGCTCAAATGGGGCATGGCCGCCCAGCCGATCTCGGCGTCGGTCGCCGGCGTCAAGCTGATCGAGCTGGTGGCGCGCAGCCCTCGCGGCGACAACCAGCGTCTGCCCGTGACCTGGGGCGAGGCGGCGCTTCTGGAGCGCTGA
- a CDS encoding Xaa-Pro peptidase family protein, protein MTALQELGRRGFLAGAAASSAAMGAPAWARQTPSKKMTDGVALIGPAERRARLERAQALMAKLGLSAIITEPGSSMDYFTGAQWSRSERACLAIIPREGQVGMVVPKFEEPSIRQSLGVPAEVRTWEEDESPYAIAAGLLADRKLASGKIGVEETIRTFIVDGLTGALPSAQVVSGAAVFRGCRMIKSPAELALMQVAADITVAALRHTHANVKAGMGPRDIGALMAEFTVKQGARVSFNLILIGEASAYPHGSRQPQVLGEGQVVLMDCGCNVGGYESDISRTFVFGEPTARQRKVWNDVARGQQVAFEAAQIGVEAGSVDRAVRAYYDSLGWGPRYKLPGLSHRTGHGIGMDGHEPVNFVMSETTKLATGMCFSDEPGIYIPGEFGVRLEDCIHMTPQGPQWFSKPPTTLDKPMG, encoded by the coding sequence ATGACCGCACTTCAAGAGCTGGGCCGGCGCGGCTTCCTGGCCGGCGCAGCAGCGAGCTCGGCCGCGATGGGCGCGCCAGCGTGGGCGCGGCAGACGCCCTCGAAGAAGATGACCGACGGCGTCGCCCTGATCGGCCCGGCCGAGCGGCGGGCGCGGCTGGAACGCGCCCAGGCCCTGATGGCAAAGCTGGGCCTGTCCGCGATCATCACTGAGCCGGGCTCCTCGATGGACTACTTCACCGGCGCGCAGTGGAGCCGCAGCGAGCGGGCTTGCCTGGCGATCATCCCGCGCGAGGGCCAGGTTGGCATGGTCGTGCCAAAGTTCGAGGAGCCCTCGATCCGCCAGAGCCTGGGCGTGCCGGCCGAGGTCCGCACCTGGGAAGAGGACGAAAGCCCGTACGCGATCGCCGCCGGGCTGCTGGCCGACCGCAAGCTGGCCTCCGGCAAGATCGGCGTCGAAGAGACGATCCGCACCTTCATCGTCGACGGCCTGACCGGCGCCCTGCCCTCGGCCCAGGTCGTCTCGGGCGCGGCGGTGTTCCGCGGCTGCCGGATGATCAAGTCGCCGGCCGAACTGGCCCTGATGCAGGTCGCCGCCGACATCACCGTCGCGGCCCTGCGTCACACCCACGCCAACGTCAAAGCCGGCATGGGTCCCAGGGACATCGGCGCCCTGATGGCCGAGTTCACCGTGAAGCAAGGCGCGCGGGTCAGCTTCAACCTGATCCTGATCGGCGAGGCCAGCGCCTACCCGCACGGCTCGCGCCAGCCCCAGGTGCTGGGCGAGGGCCAGGTCGTGCTGATGGACTGCGGCTGCAATGTCGGCGGCTACGAGTCGGACATCTCGCGGACCTTCGTGTTCGGCGAGCCCACCGCCCGCCAGCGGAAGGTCTGGAACGACGTCGCGCGCGGCCAGCAAGTCGCCTTCGAGGCCGCCCAGATCGGCGTCGAGGCCGGCTCGGTCGATCGCGCCGTCCGCGCCTACTACGACAGCCTGGGCTGGGGTCCGCGCTACAAGCTGCCCGGCCTGTCGCATCGCACCGGCCACGGCATCGGCATGGACGGCCATGAGCCGGTGAACTTCGTGATGTCGGAGACCACCAAACTGGCGACGGGCATGTGCTTCTCGGACGAGCCGGGCATCTACATTCCGGGCGAATTCGGCGTGCGGCTGGAAGACTGCATCCACATGACCCCGCAGGGGCCGCAGTGGTTCAGCAAGCCGCCGACCACGCTCGACAAGCCGATGGGCTGA
- a CDS encoding MdtA/MuxA family multidrug efflux RND transporter periplasmic adaptor subunit — MTDFHAPRTPPRRRTLILGGLIAILALAGVAWLAWTLLHGDKSGEGGPGGSGGGFGGGGGRRGPASTVAVATASATDLPIVIEALGTVKPAATVTVRPQVGGTITQVMFREGQVVQRGQALVQIDPRPYEMALLQAQGNQTRDEAQLTAARLTLSRYQTLLTQDSIARQEVDTQAATVKQLEGTVMADRAAVGTARLNLGFARIVAPVSGRVGLRVTDVGNYIGAGDANGVAVITTVSPIDVEFTVPQDDVPRIAARQGRANVPVIALDRTRTQTLDRGSFSTLDNIVDTGTGTVKAKARFPNTGNALFPSQFVNVRMELDTIKGAIVVPATAVRQGGDGAFVWLLNSDQTVSKTPVKTGQATGVQVQITEGLKVGDKVITEGGDRLRDGGKVQLPGARPQGPGKGKGKGDGKGRRQHQQRPQ, encoded by the coding sequence ATGACTGACTTTCACGCCCCGCGTACGCCCCCGCGCCGCCGGACGCTGATCCTCGGCGGACTGATCGCGATCCTGGCCCTGGCCGGCGTGGCCTGGCTGGCCTGGACTCTGCTGCACGGCGACAAGAGCGGCGAAGGCGGCCCAGGCGGTAGCGGCGGCGGCTTCGGCGGTGGCGGCGGTCGGCGCGGGCCGGCCAGCACGGTGGCGGTGGCCACGGCCAGCGCGACGGACCTGCCCATCGTCATCGAGGCGCTGGGCACGGTTAAGCCGGCCGCGACCGTGACCGTGCGTCCGCAGGTCGGCGGTACGATCACCCAGGTGATGTTCCGTGAAGGCCAGGTGGTGCAGCGCGGCCAAGCCCTGGTCCAGATCGATCCGCGCCCCTACGAGATGGCGCTGCTGCAGGCGCAGGGGAACCAGACCCGCGACGAGGCCCAGCTGACCGCGGCGCGCCTGACCCTCAGCCGCTACCAGACCCTGCTGACCCAGGACTCGATCGCCCGTCAGGAGGTCGACACCCAGGCGGCCACGGTCAAGCAATTGGAAGGCACGGTGATGGCCGACCGGGCGGCCGTCGGCACCGCCAGGCTGAACCTCGGCTTCGCCCGCATCGTCGCGCCCGTTTCCGGCCGCGTGGGCCTGCGCGTTACGGACGTCGGCAACTATATCGGCGCGGGCGACGCCAACGGCGTGGCGGTGATCACCACCGTCTCGCCGATCGACGTCGAGTTCACCGTCCCGCAGGATGACGTGCCGCGTATCGCCGCCCGCCAGGGTCGCGCCAACGTGCCGGTCATCGCGCTGGACCGCACACGCACCCAGACCCTGGATCGCGGGTCGTTCTCGACGCTCGACAATATCGTGGACACCGGCACCGGCACCGTGAAGGCCAAGGCCCGCTTCCCGAATACCGGCAACGCCCTGTTCCCCAGCCAGTTCGTCAATGTCCGCATGGAGCTGGACACCATCAAGGGCGCGATCGTCGTGCCGGCCACGGCCGTGCGCCAGGGCGGGGACGGCGCGTTCGTCTGGCTGCTGAACAGCGACCAGACCGTCTCCAAGACCCCGGTCAAGACCGGTCAGGCGACGGGCGTCCAGGTGCAGATCACCGAGGGCCTGAAGGTCGGCGACAAGGTGATCACCGAAGGCGGCGACCGCCTACGCGACGGCGGCAAGGTCCAGCTGCCGGGCGCACGTCCACAAGGTCCGGGCAAGGGCAAGGGCAAGGGCGATGGCAAGGGCCGTCGCCAGCATCAGCAGCGTCCGCAATAG
- a CDS encoding multidrug efflux RND transporter permease subunit, protein MNPSRPFIQRPVATALFMAAIVLAGLVGFRLLPLSALPQVDYPTIQVQTLYPGASPEVMSQTVTAPLERQLGEMSGLARMSSVSTAGASVITLQFNLGETLDVAEQEVQAAINASNSLLPADLPAPPVYAKVNPADAPVLTLAITSDTLPLTEVQNLVNTRLAQKISQVSGVGLVSLSGGQRPAMRIQADTQAMASYGMTLSDVQTAISAANANSAKGSFDGPTRSYTINANDQLLSVDDYRSLIVSYKNGAPIRLSDIAQVVESAENTRLGAWAGKTPAIIVNVQRQPGANVIKTVDAIKAKLPELQAGLPATLDVQVLADRTTGIRASVHHVEIELLLAVGLVVLVIFFFLHSLRATVIASLAVPISLIGSCGVMYLMGFSLNNLSLMALTIATGFVVDDAIVMIENITRHLERGEKPMEAALRGAKEIGFTIISLTISLIAVLIPLLFMGDVVGRLFREFAISLAITILISAVVSLTLTPMLSARWLKPHEGEEAKGISKKTQDLFAKVEARYEVALAWVLERQIATLVVAVATLVLTGVLYMIIPKGLFPTQDTGQLQARTEMAQSVSYDRMAALQQQAAEAILDDPAVENVASFIGVDGANNAMLHTGQMQINLKAGRSGSQEKIMQRLRERVANVPGVTLYLQPTQDLTIDAETGPTQYRLSLEGADTATIKEWAGKLTAELAKVKAVRNVYSDASATGQAAYVDIDRDTAARLSITASDVDDALYSAFGQRIVSTIFTETNQYRVILEAKPGVLVDPTTLGNLNLKTGGGAPTPLAAFSTIKTQQSPLQVTHVAQFPATTIGFDTAPGVSLGHAVDEIRKAMKAIDMPVSVTTTFLGAAGAYQNSLSNQLWLILAAVVCVYIVLGVLYESYVHPMTILSTLPSAGVGALLALWITGNDLGVIGIIGIILLIGIVKKNAIMMIDFAIDAEREDGKSPRDAIFQAAILRFRPILMTTLAALFAAIPLMLGFGEGAELRRPLGIAIFGGLLLSQLLTMFTTPVVYLAFDRLAPTAKRERRDDGPHPERIDPEPIPGAPS, encoded by the coding sequence ATGAACCCCTCGCGTCCCTTCATCCAGCGGCCGGTCGCCACGGCCCTATTCATGGCGGCCATCGTCCTGGCTGGCCTGGTCGGCTTCCGGCTGCTGCCGCTGTCGGCCCTGCCCCAGGTCGACTATCCCACCATCCAGGTCCAGACCCTGTATCCCGGGGCGAGCCCCGAGGTGATGAGCCAGACGGTCACCGCGCCGCTGGAGCGCCAGCTGGGCGAGATGTCGGGCCTGGCGCGGATGAGCTCGGTCAGCACGGCCGGGGCCTCGGTCATCACCCTGCAGTTCAATCTAGGCGAGACGCTGGACGTCGCCGAGCAGGAGGTGCAGGCCGCCATCAACGCCAGCAACTCGTTGCTGCCGGCCGACCTGCCCGCGCCGCCGGTCTATGCCAAGGTCAACCCGGCCGACGCGCCGGTCCTGACCCTGGCCATCACCTCCGACACCCTGCCGCTGACCGAGGTGCAGAACCTGGTCAACACCCGCCTGGCCCAGAAGATCAGCCAGGTCTCGGGCGTGGGCCTGGTGTCGCTGTCCGGCGGCCAGCGGCCGGCCATGCGAATCCAGGCCGACACCCAGGCCATGGCCAGCTACGGCATGACCCTGTCGGACGTGCAGACCGCGATCAGCGCCGCCAACGCCAACAGCGCCAAGGGCAGCTTCGACGGCCCGACCCGCAGCTACACGATCAACGCCAACGACCAGCTGCTCAGCGTCGACGACTACCGCTCGCTGATCGTGAGCTACAAGAATGGCGCGCCGATCCGCCTGTCGGACATCGCGCAAGTGGTCGAGAGCGCCGAGAACACCCGCCTGGGCGCCTGGGCCGGCAAGACGCCGGCCATCATCGTCAACGTCCAGCGTCAACCCGGCGCCAACGTCATCAAGACCGTCGACGCCATCAAGGCCAAGCTGCCCGAGCTTCAGGCCGGCCTGCCCGCCACCCTGGACGTCCAGGTGCTGGCCGACCGCACCACGGGCATCCGCGCCTCGGTGCACCATGTCGAGATCGAGCTGCTGCTGGCCGTGGGGCTGGTGGTGCTGGTGATCTTCTTCTTCCTGCACAGCCTGCGCGCCACGGTGATCGCCAGCCTGGCCGTGCCGATCTCGCTGATCGGCTCGTGCGGGGTGATGTACCTGATGGGCTTCTCGCTGAATAACCTCTCACTGATGGCCCTGACCATCGCCACCGGCTTCGTCGTCGACGACGCCATCGTGATGATCGAGAACATCACCCGCCATCTCGAGAGAGGTGAGAAGCCCATGGAGGCGGCGTTGAGGGGCGCCAAGGAGATCGGCTTCACGATCATCTCGCTGACCATCTCGCTGATCGCCGTGCTGATCCCGCTGCTGTTCATGGGCGACGTGGTCGGCCGCCTGTTCCGCGAGTTCGCCATCAGCCTGGCCATCACCATCCTGATCTCCGCCGTGGTCTCCCTGACCCTGACGCCCATGCTGTCGGCCCGCTGGCTGAAGCCGCACGAGGGCGAAGAGGCCAAGGGGATCAGCAAGAAGACCCAGGACCTGTTCGCCAAGGTCGAGGCGCGCTACGAGGTCGCCCTGGCCTGGGTGCTGGAGCGGCAGATCGCGACGCTGGTGGTCGCCGTCGCCACCCTGGTCCTGACCGGCGTGCTCTACATGATCATCCCCAAGGGCCTGTTCCCGACACAGGACACCGGCCAGCTGCAAGCCCGCACCGAAATGGCCCAGTCGGTGTCCTACGACCGCATGGCGGCCCTGCAGCAGCAGGCGGCCGAGGCGATCCTGGACGATCCGGCGGTCGAGAACGTGGCCTCGTTCATCGGCGTCGACGGCGCCAACAACGCCATGCTCCACACCGGACAGATGCAGATCAACCTGAAGGCCGGCCGTTCGGGCTCGCAGGAAAAGATCATGCAGCGGCTGCGCGAGCGCGTGGCCAATGTCCCCGGCGTTACGCTGTATCTCCAGCCCACTCAGGACCTGACCATCGACGCCGAGACGGGGCCGACCCAATACCGCCTGTCGCTGGAAGGCGCCGACACCGCCACGATCAAGGAATGGGCCGGCAAGCTCACCGCCGAACTGGCGAAGGTGAAGGCTGTCCGCAATGTCTATTCCGACGCCTCAGCCACCGGCCAGGCCGCCTATGTCGACATCGACCGCGACACCGCCGCCCGTCTGTCCATTACAGCGTCGGATGTCGACGATGCGTTGTACAGCGCCTTTGGCCAGCGGATCGTCTCGACCATCTTCACCGAGACCAACCAGTACCGGGTGATCCTGGAGGCCAAGCCCGGCGTCCTGGTCGACCCGACCACCCTGGGCAATCTGAACCTGAAGACCGGCGGCGGCGCGCCGACACCCCTGGCCGCCTTCTCGACGATCAAGACCCAGCAGTCGCCGCTGCAGGTCACCCACGTCGCCCAGTTCCCGGCCACCACCATCGGCTTCGACACCGCCCCCGGCGTTTCGCTGGGCCACGCGGTCGACGAGATCCGCAAGGCCATGAAGGCGATCGACATGCCCGTCTCCGTGACCACCACCTTCCTGGGCGCGGCGGGGGCCTATCAGAACTCGCTGTCCAACCAACTGTGGCTGATCCTGGCGGCCGTGGTCTGCGTCTATATCGTGCTGGGCGTGCTCTATGAGAGCTACGTCCACCCGATGACCATCCTGTCGACCCTGCCCTCGGCCGGCGTCGGCGCGCTGCTGGCCCTGTGGATCACCGGCAACGACCTGGGCGTCATCGGGATCATCGGCATCATCCTGCTGATCGGCATCGTCAAGAAGAACGCGATCATGATGATCGACTTCGCCATCGACGCCGAGCGCGAGGACGGCAAGAGCCCGCGCGACGCCATCTTCCAGGCGGCCATCCTGCGCTTCCGGCCGATCCTGATGACCACCCTGGCAGCCTTGTTCGCGGCCATCCCGCTGATGCTGGGCTTTGGCGAAGGCGCTGAACTGCGCCGACCGCTGGGCATCGCCATCTTCGGCGGCCTGCTGCTGAGCCAGCTCTTGACCATGTTCACGACCCCGGTCGTCTATCTGGCCTTCGACCGCCTGGCCCCGACCGCCAAGCGCGAGCGCCGCGATGACGGCCCGCATCCCGAACGGATCGATCCCGAGCCGATCCCGGGGGCGCCCTCGTGA